A region from the Agrobacterium cucumeris genome encodes:
- the urtA gene encoding urea ABC transporter substrate-binding protein — translation MTFRKTLSAALLGAILSTTAFHGAFAADDTIKVGVLHSLSGTMAISETTLKDAMLMLIDEQNKKGGVLGKKLEAVVVDPASDWPLFAEKARQLISQDKVAAVFGCWTSSSRKSVLPVFEELNSLLFYPVQYEGEESSRNIFYTGAAPNQQAIPAVDYLASTEGVERWVLAGTDYVYPQTTNKILKAYLMSKGVKEEDIMINYTPFGHSDWQTIVSDIKKFGSAGKKTAVVSTINGDANVPFYKELANQGVKAEDIPVVAFSVGEEELAGLDTAPLVGHLAAWNYFQSVDTEVNAEFIKTWHAFTKNDKRVTNDPMEAAYIGFNAWVKAVESAGTTETDKVLDSIIGVSVPNLSGGYSTVMPNHHITKPVLIGEIQADGQFEIVQQTPQVVGDEWSDYLPDSKDLISDWRKPMSCGNFNVASGKCGGKGS, via the coding sequence ATGACATTCCGCAAGACGCTTAGTGCCGCGCTGCTTGGCGCGATCCTGTCCACCACCGCCTTCCATGGCGCCTTTGCCGCCGACGACACCATCAAGGTCGGCGTGCTGCATTCGCTGTCCGGCACCATGGCGATTTCAGAGACAACGCTGAAAGACGCCATGCTGATGCTCATCGACGAGCAGAACAAGAAGGGCGGCGTGCTCGGCAAGAAGCTTGAAGCCGTGGTGGTCGATCCGGCTTCCGACTGGCCGCTATTTGCCGAAAAGGCCCGCCAGCTGATTTCGCAGGACAAGGTCGCCGCCGTCTTTGGCTGCTGGACGTCTTCGTCGCGCAAATCCGTGCTGCCGGTGTTCGAAGAGCTGAATTCGCTGCTGTTCTACCCCGTGCAATATGAGGGTGAAGAATCCTCCCGCAATATCTTCTACACGGGTGCTGCCCCCAACCAGCAGGCCATTCCGGCTGTTGATTATCTCGCCAGCACCGAAGGTGTCGAGCGCTGGGTTCTGGCCGGCACGGACTATGTCTATCCGCAGACCACCAACAAGATCCTGAAGGCCTACCTGATGTCGAAGGGCGTCAAGGAAGAGGACATCATGATCAACTACACGCCGTTCGGTCATTCCGACTGGCAGACGATCGTGTCCGACATCAAGAAATTCGGCTCGGCTGGCAAGAAGACCGCCGTGGTTTCCACCATCAATGGTGACGCCAATGTGCCGTTCTACAAGGAACTGGCAAACCAGGGCGTCAAGGCCGAGGATATTCCGGTCGTCGCCTTCTCGGTGGGTGAAGAAGAGCTGGCCGGTCTCGATACCGCGCCGCTGGTCGGCCACCTTGCCGCCTGGAACTACTTCCAGTCCGTCGATACCGAGGTCAATGCCGAATTCATCAAGACCTGGCATGCCTTTACCAAGAACGACAAGCGCGTGACCAACGACCCGATGGAAGCCGCCTATATCGGCTTCAACGCCTGGGTAAAGGCCGTCGAATCCGCCGGCACGACGGAGACGGACAAGGTTCTCGACTCGATCATCGGCGTTTCCGTGCCGAACCTTTCGGGCGGTTACTCCACTGTCATGCCGAACCACCACATCACCAAGCCGGTGCTGATCGGCGAAATTCAGGCCGATGGCCAGTTCGAGATCGTGCAGCAGACACCGCAGGTGGTGGGGGATGAATGGTCGGATTATCTGCCGGACTCGAAGGATCTGATTTCGGATTGGCGGAAGCCGATGTCTTGCGGGAACTTTAATGTGGCCAGTGGGAAGTGCGGCGGTAAGGGTAGCTGA
- a CDS encoding DUF2735 domain-containing protein: MVEMATGFHRETATIYQFPVGGRAGLSKFHNSALSELERQAREPHVDFGSWYHDDAIRDEERDGKPHS, translated from the coding sequence ATGGTCGAAATGGCAACTGGCTTTCATCGCGAGACGGCAACGATCTATCAATTCCCGGTTGGCGGGCGCGCGGGGCTTTCCAAGTTCCACAATAGCGCGCTGAGCGAGCTTGAGCGTCAGGCACGCGAGCCGCATGTGGATTTCGGCTCCTGGTATCATGATGACGCGATCCGCGACGAAGAGCGGGACGGCAAGCCGCATTCCTGA